The following DNA comes from Streptomyces sp. NBC_00273.
CGAAGAAGAGGTCGATGACATGGACGGCATCCGAGAGATATTCGCAGGCATGCCCTGGTGGGTTAAGTGGGTCGCGGTTCCGCTGCTGGCCATCTTCGTCTTCGGTGGTGTGATCACCAGCATCCTGGGCGCGCTGATCGGGTTCGTCTTCAAGCTGCTCCTCTTCGTCGGCCTCGTCGGCGGACTGATCTTCGTCGTGAAGAAGTTCAGCGGCGGCGGCTCGAAGGCCTCCTCCGGCAAGTGGTAGCCAGGAGCAGCGGTCCGGGCGGATCCGGGATTGAGCCAGGCGAGGGAACCTGACGCGCTGAACGGCTCACATCCCCGGAATCGGTGGATAGAGTGGCAATCTATGCCGTTCCCTGGGCACCGAAAGCCGGTACCGCCGCTCCGACCTGCCGCCCTGACCTGCGGCGACGCAAACGAGCCGCCCCAGTACGACCCCCAGGATCCACGGCACGCGCGGGGGCGGCCCCCGCAGGGCGGGCCTCCCCAAAGGCCCGCTGCCACGCCTGGGGGTGAGCTTTGTCTCCGGTTCACAACGCCGGTGTGCCGACTCTGATCGGTTCGGTGCAGCGCGCGCTGAGGCTGCTCGAAGCGGCGGGTTCCCATAGCGGGGGAGCCCCGGCAAAACAGCTGGCCCGCGAGGCCGGGCTCCCGCTTCCCACCGCGTACCACCTGCTGCGCACACTGACGCACGAGGGCTATCTGCGCAGGGTGCGCGGCGTGTTCGTGCTGGGGGAGGCCGCGGAGCGGCTCGCCCGTGGGGGACTCCAGCAGAAACGTCGCGGCATGATCCTCGACTCGCTCGCGTACTTCCGCGACACGGTCGGGGCCCCGGTCTACTTCGCGGTCTACCGCGAGGGCGAGATCGAGGTCGTGGGCGTCTCGGACACTCCGGCCAGCCCGGCCTGCGAGGAGTGGGCCGACTTCCGTGAGACCGGCCATGCGCACGCCATCGGGCAGTGCCTGCTCGGGCAACTCGACGAGAAGACGCGCAAGGACTACTACGACCGTCATCCGGTCGAGGCCATCACCCCCTATACCGTCCGCGATCTCCGGTCCCTGGAAAACCGGATCGGGGCGCTGGGGCGAATGCAGCCGGTGGTCGAACGTCAGGAATATGCCCTCGGCACGATCTGTGCCGCCATCCCGCTTACGGCCGGCGATACGGTCGCGACGATGGCCATTTCTCTACCCGTCCACCAAGAAGAACGATTGCTCTATGTAGTCAATCGGCTACGGAGTGAAGTAGGCGCGCTGTTGAGCACCCTCTCGTTCTCTATCAGTATCTGAAAACTCACTCCTTGTGATCTGCTACCGCTTCCACCACTCTTGTCAAGTGGGTCCTGGGGGATCATTCCTGGCCACTTCAACTACAGCGGGGTAGTCAATGCGCGAGTCGGTACAGGCAGAGGTCATGATGAGCTTCCTCGTTTCCGAGGAGCTCTCGTTCCGGATTCCGGTGGAACTCCGGTACGACGCACGCGACCCCTACGCGGTCCGCCTGACCTTCCACCTCCCCGGAGACGCGCCCGTGACCTGGGCGTTCGGCCGGGAGCTCCTCCTCGACGGCATCAACAAGCCGTGCGGTGACGGCGACGTGCACATCGCCCCCACCCACCCGGAGGACCTGTCCGACGTTCACATCCGCCTTCAGGTCGGCGGTGACCGGGCCCTGTTCCGCGCCAGCGCGGCGCCGCTCGTCGCGTTCCTCGACCGCACCGACCGGATCGTTCCGCTCGGACAGGAGCGCAATCTGGGCGACTTCGAGGAGAACCTCGACGAGGCCCTCGACAAGATCCTCACCGAATCGCAGCAGAACGAACAGAACGCCGGCTGACCGTCCGACCGGCCGTCGGTCCGGCCGACCAGCCGCCCGACCGGCCGTTGGTCCGGCCGACCAGCCGCCCGACCGGCCGTTGGTCCGGCCGGCCGGCCGACCGGCCGCCGGTCGGGCCGAACGACCTGCCGGCGCCTCGGCCGATCAGCGCTTGCGCCGCCGACCCCGGCCGCGGACCGGCCCCGCGGCCGGGGCGCCCGCCGGGGATCCCGGTCGGTCGGCAGAAACCACCAGCGCGGCCAGTGCCGTTGTCACGGGGACCGAGGCCACCAGACCGATCGAGCCCACCAGGGTCCGTACGATCTCCTCCGCCACCAGCTCGCTGTTGGCCACCGAACCCATGCTGCTGTTCGCGATCGAGAACAGTAGGAGCAGCGGCAGTGCGGCACCCGCGTAGGCCAGCACCAGAGTGTTGACCACCGACGCGATGTGGTCGCGACCGATCCTGATGGCCGCCCGGTAGAGCGCTCGCGGCCCCATCGAGGGGTCCGCGTGGTGCAGCTCCCACACCGCCGACGTCTGGGTGACCGTCACGTCGTCGAGCACGCCCAGCGATCCGATGATCACGCCTGCGAGCAGCAAACCGCTCATGTCGATGTCCGGGTACAGCCCGTGGATCAGCCCGGTGTTGTCGTCGGTGTTGCCGCTGAGGAACGCCCAGTCGATGAAACCCGAGCCGAGCAGCCCGATCAGCAGCAGCGACACCAGGGTGCCGAGGACGGCCACCGAGGTACGGGCGGTCAGCCCGTGGCACATGTAGAGCGCGATCAGCATGATGGCGCTCGCCCCGACCACCGCGACGACCAGCGGATTCGAACCCTGCAGGATGGCCGGGAGGATGAAGAGGGTCAGTACGCCGAAGCTGACCACCAGAGCGACCAGCGCGAACAGCCCGCGCATCCGCCCGACGACGACGACCGCGACGGCGAAGATGCCGGCCAGCAGCGCCATCGGGAGCTTGCGGTTCACGTCGATCACCGAGTACTGCAGGTCACGGGGGGCGTCCGGTGCGTACGCCACCACCACCTCCTGGCCGTCCTCCAACTGCCGCGGCGCGCCCGGCTGGACGACCTCCACGAAGGTGCGGCCCTTGTCCGGGCCGCTGGTGACCTCGACGGTGGCCTTCTTGCACTCACCGGTCGGCGCGGCCTGACCCCCACTGCCCCCGGGGGCGGCGGGGGTACCGGTCGTCGGTACCTGCGCGGCGTTCACGGATTTGCAGTCGACCTGTTCGATCGATACGACCACGCCCTGCTGGGTCTGCCGGTCGAACCCCACCCCCGTGCGCTCGTGGCCGGGGGCGCCGCCCGGCCAGAGCACCACCATGCCGACGAAGACGGCCACGGCGA
Coding sequences within:
- a CDS encoding DUF5326 family protein; the encoded protein is MDGIREIFAGMPWWVKWVAVPLLAIFVFGGVITSILGALIGFVFKLLLFVGLVGGLIFVVKKFSGGGSKASSGKW
- a CDS encoding IclR family transcriptional regulator, with the translated sequence MPTLIGSVQRALRLLEAAGSHSGGAPAKQLAREAGLPLPTAYHLLRTLTHEGYLRRVRGVFVLGEAAERLARGGLQQKRRGMILDSLAYFRDTVGAPVYFAVYREGEIEVVGVSDTPASPACEEWADFRETGHAHAIGQCLLGQLDEKTRKDYYDRHPVEAITPYTVRDLRSLENRIGALGRMQPVVERQEYALGTICAAIPLTAGDTVATMAISLPVHQEERLLYVVNRLRSEVGALLSTLSFSISI
- a CDS encoding SsgA family sporulation/cell division regulator; its protein translation is MRESVQAEVMMSFLVSEELSFRIPVELRYDARDPYAVRLTFHLPGDAPVTWAFGRELLLDGINKPCGDGDVHIAPTHPEDLSDVHIRLQVGGDRALFRASAAPLVAFLDRTDRIVPLGQERNLGDFEENLDEALDKILTESQQNEQNAG
- a CDS encoding YibE/F family protein: MGPLISCDDLLVTPSPQPPIEHTEPHGHNGHAHAGPGPSDGHPGGHSDRPSDSHFDGGSRGVSDGGSDGHPPGPSHGHGHGHSHGHGPAAPVSKHLRKVIAAVLIPFAVAVFVGMVVLWPGGAPGHERTGVGFDRQTQQGVVVSIEQVDCKSVNAAQVPTTGTPAAPGGSGGQAAPTGECKKATVEVTSGPDKGRTFVEVVQPGAPRQLEDGQEVVVAYAPDAPRDLQYSVIDVNRKLPMALLAGIFAVAVVVVGRMRGLFALVALVVSFGVLTLFILPAILQGSNPLVVAVVGASAIMLIALYMCHGLTARTSVAVLGTLVSLLLIGLLGSGFIDWAFLSGNTDDNTGLIHGLYPDIDMSGLLLAGVIIGSLGVLDDVTVTQTSAVWELHHADPSMGPRALYRAAIRIGRDHIASVVNTLVLAYAGAALPLLLLFSIANSSMGSVANSELVAEEIVRTLVGSIGLVASVPVTTALAALVVSADRPGSPAGAPAAGPVRGRGRRRKR